In Nicotiana tabacum cultivar K326 chromosome 17, ASM71507v2, whole genome shotgun sequence, one DNA window encodes the following:
- the LOC142171684 gene encoding putative late blight resistance protein homolog R1A-3 — MPGSGKITLAYKVYNDKLVSSHFDIRAWCTVDQKYDEKKLLENIFNEVTSSTSKFSENVDVADELRKKLFGKRYLIVLDDLWDTTTWDDLTRPFPQVEKGSRIILTTREKEVALHAQRHSDPLDLRLLRLEESWELLEKRVFGKESCPDELLDVGEEIIQNCKGLPLVVDLVAGVIAGKEKKKSVA; from the coding sequence ATGCCGGGTTCGGGTAAAATTACTTTGGCATACAAAGTGTATAATGATAAGTTGGTTTCTAGTCATTTCGACATCCGTGCATGGTGTACAGTCGATCAAAAATATGACGAGAAGAAGTTGTTGGAGAACATTTTTAATGAAGTTACTAGCTCAACTTCGAAATTCAGTGAGAATGTTGATGTTGCTGATGAGCTACGGAAAAAGCTATTTGGGAAGAGGTACCTTATTGTCTTAGATGACTTGTGGGATACTACAACATGGGATGATTTAACAAGACCTTTTCCTCAAGTTGAGAAAGGAAGTAGAATTATTTTGACGACTCGAGAAAAGGAAGTGGCTTTGCATGCACAACGCCACAGTGATCCTCTTGACCTTCGATTGCTAAGATTGGAAGAAAGTTGGGAGTTATTAGAGAAAAGGGTCTTTGGAAAAGAAAGTTGCCCTGATGAACTATTGGATGTTGGAGAAGAAATAATCCAAAACTGTAAAGGGCTTCCTTTGGTGGTTGATTTGGTTGCTGGAGTCATTGCagggaaggaaaagaaaaagagtgtgGCATGA